The segment tattttttcttattgcaCATGTATGTTACTGAATTTGCTCTGTTTTCCAGTTGTACAATTTTGGAGAAACCGTTTCCATAGTGTTCTGGACAGATATGTGGAAGCCAGAGAGCTTCTTTGACAAGATTGAGAAGAACAGGCAGAATGGAATGCACACCCTGTGCTTACTTGGTGAGCAGCAgccactctcctgccttttAGTCTATGTATTGAGTGTTTACCCAACTGACTAGATCACCAGATAAGCCAATGTGGTATTAAAAAGGTTAGTGCTGATACTTTTGAACTGAAAGTGACTTAATGGATGTAGAAGCAAGTCAGTAAACTGGGCACTTACAGTTGTGGGGTTTTGCATTTTAACCTCTTTCATCTGAGTCACTTTGGTTTAGAAGTTGATTATGTAACAAGGAGTACTTATTCAAGGTTAAAAATGTATCCAGCTTTCTCCATGACAGTTTGGGGGGGAGAAAGGGTGTTTGAGTGAAGGCAACATTTGGATTCCTCTTGGAAAGATTATGGTCAATTTGTTTCATACAATTGCAGCTGTGCAGTCTTACCTACCTGACCCCTCCTCTATTTCAGTTTTGcccaaatccttttttttttttcccataacaGAAGCTTGTTCTAAATTTTGATTGGGACAGGAAGGAAGTGCTAATGAAAGTCAGGTTCCTGCATGGCAGTGATGTAATCACTATCGAGCAGTCAGACTGCTTTACATTCTGTGACATAATGTGCTCATAATTTAATGTGCTAGTATTTAACTATCTTATGGTAAATAGGCCTATTTGTATATTTACCAGGATTTTTATTTGGCTGTGTTGCTCTGAAATCTGTGAAATTTGCCCTGTTGTTGGGTAAAATCACACGCATAAAGTCACAGGATTGTGAGACTAACTAACAGATGAAACAGTACAGTGTGATCCATATTCTAATAGtgaaatttaataataatattaataatagcTAAAATGTTGCTAAGGCTTCACCTACATAGAAAACCAAGTAGGAATTTTGTAGGAAagctattttttaatgttttttgttCTACAGATATTAAAGTGAAGGAGCAGTCTCTGGAGAATCTCATGAAGTGAGTCGCTATTTTGAAAATACATCAAAACGCACAGTGCCCCTACAAAGGTTTTTTTGTACAAGGAACAAAGGTTCTTTGCCCATAGTTTAATATTAACTTACCTGCCTTCTTCTCTCTTGCTTCTTGGTGGCCTCTTTGTTTCTTACGAAGAGTGAAACTCTTTTGTTCCTTGCAATAGGGCCTGGCTTTATTTACAGTAACTGAATGGAGTTGCAGCAGAACATCATCTTTTCTGTAACTGTTCCTGTGAGAAGCACTAAGTCAGAAAGGGACAGGCTTTCCTCTTGGTGAATGAAGTGTTAGTTCTCTACTGTTCTGTCACCTCCTGAAACAGATTAATATCTGAAACAGTGTTctaattttattctttgtaCACTGGCTGGAACAAGTGCAAAGTGCAGAATACATAACACTCTTCTTAAAGAGTTAAATAAGCAATATACAGAAAATGCTCTTGTGCTCGTTTAACTGTATTCAAAAAGCTTTTGCCACATCTTCCTCATCTCTGCAATCTGTATGTTTTCACAGTGGTGAATATAAATGGCTCCTCTATACACATGCTGTAACTGGTCTAAATTAACATTTGTGAAGTCTCACAGTATCATTAAGGTTTGTTTATTCTGgagtttcaaaataaaatctgtttgaCTGAATCCACAGTTGGCAAAGAAAGCAGCATTTCATGTAAGAATATATTTCTAGTCTGTAATCATCTGTCTACAGGGCATTTAACAGAAAAACGGTTGTATACCCTTGGATTTAAGTCTAATACAACCTTCAAGAGTAGCTGCAAAACCTGCATCTTGCTTCTCGCAGCTGAATTTGCTTTGAGGATCTAAATGAtctggcagctggagcccaGCTGTTTCATTGGTGTGGCAAGAGCACAACAGATTTCTGTATTCTTTAAAAATTCCACTCTTGTCCAAAAGACCCAGCCTGACCTGGGCCTGTTTAAGTACAACCTGCTGGCCTAGAGGTCTCTTGAAATAAGCTGTAAGATTGCTGGGGATAACAAAGTGAGTTGTATGTgaaatttctctgcttttccttccctgcagaggaaGAAAGATTTATGAGCCACCACGTTACATGAGTGTGAATCAAGCTGCAGAACAGCTTCTTGCCATTATTCAAAACAGAAGGCTCCAAGGAGAAAAACCAGGTATGATTGGACTGCTTTTGTCTGCTACCACCCCTCTGGAGTCACACCTCTGATGAGCCTCTGAACTCCACTCCCTTCCCCTGACTCCCAGAATTCAGCTCTGCAGTGGATTTGGGCTGCCTTAAATCCTGGTCATGAGATGGATTTAGCCAAGCTTGAGCCCAGCACAGTTCACTGAGCATCAATGAAGGTGCACTGGTGGCTCCTGGAGGTACAGTCAAAGCCTCAGTCTGGAAACCCTGCACTGTTTCTATCCATGCGGAACTGTGAGCTCTTTGAGCCACTAGAATTGCAGGAGGCAGAAAGATTCTGAGCATTTTAGATCAGTCAAGCTTCAAAAAATCTCAGCTCTGTTTTACTTAGAATGACACACTCTGCATTATGCGAACACCTGCAGGAATCTAGGTCAACCAAAGATGCAGAACTGTGATTTTCACCTTGAATTGTTAACACTAGTCAGGAGCAAACTGTGAAATATTTATTGAGACCAAGGGTAAAACCACAGCACCTAATAAAGATGATGCAATTGTGTCACAGATTTTTTTACTAACAAATTCATCTAGCTCTACTCCTCATTTAAAAAGTTTATTCCTTCAATACTGTTAAAATGAAAATCCCTTAATTTTATCATTTACATCCATCCAGAAGGAATCAGAAGCAGCAGTTCCCTCAAAGTGAACACAATTCCTGAATGAAATCCTCCTTATCAACATCCTtaagctttattttctttgaagaacAAGTTTCTTTTCTAGGCCACTCCAATAATTTAATAATTGGAAGTTTAAGAAAGCAGTGTTAAGGTTTAAGCATTTTGAGTACTTTTCCCCTTGTGATAGGACCATTAGTCAATAAATTAAACATTTCATCTTCTTTCTTGCAGAAATTACTGAAAACACAATTTGTGTTGGCCTTGCTCGTGTGGGCGCTCTAGATGAGAAGATTGCTTCAGGTACTCTACAGCAGATGTCCACTGTGGAACTGGGTGCTCCACTACATTCCTTAATTGTTACAGGCACTATGCATCCTCTGGAATTGGAAATGCTTAAACTGTTCTCTGTAGATAGTTCCAGTTTTGAAAATAATGCATGTCAAAGGACTActtaaataaaaacaaggatttctatttttattccaTCTTTAATTGCATAACAGCATAAAGATATTGCTATGACTAATTAAGACTTGTCTAACTGTAGTTAGGCTCTATATTGCTTCAGAGGACAACACTGTAGGAACATGGACCTGCTTTTACCTGAGGCTGCAAACTGCACCTGCTGGTATCAGCTTCTACCCTGCAGACACCTCCAGAAACTTCCAAACCTTTGATTCAGATCATTGACATCCACACCAGTCTTGGGCTGCTGACTAGGATAAGAAGAGTACCAGGTATCTGTGTGACATCGCTTGCTGTAGTGCATTAACCAAACCTACTGCATACATTGTTCTAAGTGCATTAGATATTAAATTTTGCCTTTTATCTTTGCAAAAACTCAGGAGTTCTCTTACCAATACAAAGCATTAGTGTGCAAAACCTGTTAGGTctgtgtccatctttgccttgGGGAGAGTAAATACAGGCAGGTGAGCATGCTCTAAACCAAAGAAAACCAAGAACTTTCCCTTTGGACAGCTGGTGAAAGAGTGGGAGAAGCTGCACAGAATTTCTTAGTTCAGAAGACTGCAACTTAAAATAGAACTGGATTTCTTCATATGTTAATGCTAGCATTTATGAAGGGTTAGACTCAACTGCAGCAACCACAATTAACCTCAAGCCAAGTCTCAGCAAACAAACTGCAAGAACTCTCTTTAAAATCAGCTTGTAGATGATGGTGGCTGCTATTTCGACTATTCTTCACAGTATGATGAAAACAAAGCAGACCtgtttgcatatttttttaaactgaagatTTATTGGAAAGAAATTTGATCCCATATCTTTTCAGCAATATAGGatatttaacattttatatAGACTGTATTCAAGTAGAAAAGATTATAATAAAAATTTCTTAATATTGCACTTGGGACAAGCCGTGGCTAAGCTACTAACATTAGCATTCCAGAACAAAATCATAGTCTTCAGAATTTTAGTGAGCTGCCTTGTGTTACCTGCCAGATTTCTTCACAGGTACTTTGACACACTTTGCTATTGAACTGAAGCTCACTGCTAAGAGTAATTCCTGAAATTTAAAGGTAATTCAAGCAATATGCTGTATGCTACCAGGAACTATTTTGGCAATTGCTTCATTCACATTATTTCACACTTCAGCCAAGATACTGTAGTGATTCACTTAACTCTTGTCCAAGATCCCAGCACACATGTGAGAGGCTCCAATGCACACGGGAAGTGAAATACCCAGCTCGTTTTACACATTATTTCAGCCAAATTACCACATAGGCAGGAACGTTTTGTGGCTCACTGAAACAGACAAGTAGGTTGAGCAGTATTTGCACACAGCAAGACTCACTCTTCGCATGCCAGGCCCAGCATGGCTGGCATTGCTTCACATTATAGCAGTGTCTGGCCA is part of the Anomalospiza imberbis isolate Cuckoo-Finch-1a 21T00152 chromosome 9, ASM3175350v1, whole genome shotgun sequence genome and harbors:
- the DPH5 gene encoding diphthine methyl ester synthase, coding for MLYLVGLGLGDAKDITVKGLEAVRRCRRVYLEAYTSVLTVGKEALEEFYGKELILADREMVEQEADSLLKEADVCDVAFLVVGDPFGATTHSDLVLRAVKLGIPYKVIHNASIMNAVGCCGLQLYNFGETVSIVFWTDMWKPESFFDKIEKNRQNGMHTLCLLDIKVKEQSLENLMKGRKIYEPPRYMSVNQAAEQLLAIIQNRRLQGEKPEITENTICVGLARVGALDEKIASGTLQQMSTVELGAPLHSLIVTGTMHPLELEMLKLFSVDSSSFENNACQRTT